One window from the genome of Rariglobus hedericola encodes:
- the ntrB gene encoding nitrate ABC transporter permease → MNANVRNFLINCACLLAGVVLTLGFWSLLSATVAKELPTPAATWEVAKPYVLEPLAKRGEQDQGILRLVGYSLALVAKGYAIALIVGTPIGFFLGLSKGFSRLFDPIVQVLRPVSPLAWLPLGMVLFLSTGKQALENGALFTIAICAMWPTVLNTAVGVRAIPQDYLNVGRVLKLSRTQMLFKIMVPSTLPYMFTGFRLSLGIAWLVIVAAEMLTGRTGVGSFLWNEYNNANYGNIIFSILTIGIIGFILDRLMSLVESRLKTA, encoded by the coding sequence ATGAACGCCAACGTCCGCAATTTCCTCATCAACTGCGCCTGCCTCCTTGCGGGCGTTGTGCTCACCCTCGGTTTCTGGTCCCTGCTCAGCGCCACCGTCGCCAAAGAACTTCCCACTCCCGCCGCCACGTGGGAAGTAGCCAAGCCCTACGTCCTGGAGCCGCTCGCCAAGCGCGGTGAACAGGACCAGGGCATTCTCCGCCTCGTCGGTTATTCCCTGGCGCTCGTCGCCAAGGGCTACGCCATCGCCCTCATCGTCGGCACGCCGATCGGCTTCTTCCTCGGTCTCTCGAAGGGCTTCTCACGTCTCTTCGATCCGATCGTCCAGGTGCTACGTCCGGTTTCGCCTCTCGCCTGGTTACCGCTCGGCATGGTGCTTTTCCTCAGCACCGGAAAACAGGCCCTCGAAAACGGCGCCCTCTTCACCATTGCGATCTGTGCAATGTGGCCAACCGTCCTCAATACCGCCGTCGGCGTCCGCGCGATTCCTCAGGACTATCTCAACGTCGGTCGCGTGCTTAAACTCTCCCGCACCCAGATGCTCTTCAAGATCATGGTGCCCTCCACGCTGCCTTACATGTTCACCGGTTTCCGTCTCTCCCTCGGCATCGCGTGGCTCGTGATCGTCGCTGCCGAGATGCTCACGGGCCGCACCGGCGTCGGCTCCTTCCTTTGGAACGAATACAACAACGCCAACTACGGAAACATCATCTTCTCCATCCTCACCATCGGCATCATCGGGTTCATCCTCGATCGCCTGATGAGCTTGGTTGAGAGCCGCCTCAAGACCGCCTGA
- a CDS encoding alginate export family protein, which yields MKSHLLHIALLASIGASALIADPAPAPASFTESLTHGKVSINARLRYETVDQDGFADADALTARLRLGYTTKAYKGFQAMIEGEAVTPIVKDYFDSTGTNGSNYAAVADPEVYHVNQAWLAYTYEKTKGTLGRQKLILDNARFIGDVGWRQNDQTFDAFVVQDKSFEKTTLTYAYLERINRIFDDSGAQPDWDSNSHVFNASYAGFPIGTLTAYAYLLDFDADSAPAVKTAVRNNSNATYGLSLAGTRPFNKDWKASYRLEYATQSDYGNSALGYNADYYVAELGGAYKTYTLTAGYEVLGSDNGLVGFKAPLATMHAFNGWADAFLATPAGGLTDTYLKAGAKAPGPVQLLAGYHFFGTEDAATTLAQEFDALAVYKLNKQLSFTAKFAKFWSDQTGAATADRTKFWLQADYAY from the coding sequence ATGAAATCGCACCTCCTCCATATCGCGCTCCTCGCCTCCATCGGCGCAAGCGCCCTCATCGCCGATCCGGCCCCCGCGCCCGCTTCGTTCACCGAATCCCTCACCCACGGAAAAGTCTCCATCAACGCCCGTCTCCGCTACGAGACCGTCGATCAAGACGGTTTCGCCGATGCCGACGCCCTCACCGCCCGCCTGCGTCTCGGCTACACGACCAAGGCCTACAAAGGCTTTCAGGCCATGATCGAGGGCGAAGCCGTCACGCCGATCGTGAAGGACTACTTCGACAGCACCGGCACCAACGGCTCCAACTACGCCGCCGTGGCCGATCCCGAGGTCTATCACGTCAACCAGGCCTGGCTTGCCTACACCTACGAAAAAACCAAGGGCACGCTCGGCCGCCAGAAGCTTATTCTTGATAACGCCCGCTTCATCGGCGACGTCGGTTGGCGCCAGAACGACCAGACGTTCGACGCCTTTGTCGTGCAGGATAAATCATTTGAGAAGACCACGCTAACCTACGCCTACCTCGAACGCATCAACCGCATCTTCGACGACTCAGGCGCCCAGCCAGATTGGGATTCCAACTCGCATGTATTCAACGCCAGCTATGCCGGTTTCCCCATCGGCACCCTGACCGCCTACGCCTACTTGCTCGACTTTGACGCCGACTCCGCTCCCGCCGTCAAAACCGCCGTCCGCAATAATTCCAACGCCACCTACGGCCTGAGTCTCGCCGGCACCCGTCCCTTCAACAAGGACTGGAAGGCGTCTTACCGCCTCGAATACGCCACCCAGTCCGACTACGGCAACAGCGCCCTCGGCTACAACGCCGATTACTACGTCGCCGAACTCGGCGGTGCCTACAAAACCTACACGCTCACCGCCGGCTACGAGGTGCTCGGTTCCGATAACGGCCTCGTCGGCTTCAAAGCCCCGCTCGCCACCATGCACGCCTTCAATGGCTGGGCCGATGCCTTCCTCGCCACACCCGCCGGCGGCCTCACCGACACCTACCTGAAAGCCGGCGCCAAAGCCCCCGGCCCCGTCCAGCTCCTCGCCGGCTACCATTTCTTCGGCACCGAAGACGCCGCCACCACGCTCGCACAGGAGTTCGACGCCTTGGCCGTCTACAAGCTCAACAAGCAACTGAGCTTCACCGCCAAGTTCGCCAAGTTCTGGAGCGACCAGACCGGTGCCGCCACCGCCGACCGCACCAAGTTCTGGCTCCAGGCCGACTACGCCTACTGA
- a CDS encoding NirA family protein produces MTETSTTFPAGTPGSFTAAQKEYLQGFMAGAGVSFPFSVASELGQAPAPLAPEPTIYGTALADLCKEELWKHKEDPLDSWERLIAHADANRFPDAENMYRFKTHGLFYVAPAQDSFMIRLRVPACEITAHQFHGLADLASEIGNGHVDLTTRGNVQLRELKPRDLVTVLTRVQELGLTSRGAGADNIRNVTASPNCGFDPSEVLDVRPYAKAVHHYIMNHRDCYGLPRKFNIAFDNGGSLTVAADTNDIAFIATRISEKSVSQVSGLNPQVSLGTYFRVQLGGISGHQDFARDTGLLIKPSEATAVSAAIVRVFAENGDRTNRKKARLKYVLDKWGFDRFFAEVQKKLSFPLVRVPLTACEPRRPLIKHGWIGPYKQAQKGFTSIGIGVPVGRMSAKQMHGLATLAANFGKSELRLTIWQNVIIPHVPDALVASACRQLQHLGFTTEASSTTSGIIACTGSRGCKYAAADTKGAATKLAKHFTSSDLVVEQPVNIHFTGCSNSCAQHYCGDIGLIGAKQPDGADGFHMVLGGGMDHEQGIAREIFRGVRATEVPALTERILRTYNAKKSSGETFVQWTRRHSDKELQEFLSV; encoded by the coding sequence ATGACCGAGACATCGACCACATTTCCCGCAGGCACCCCCGGCTCTTTCACCGCCGCGCAGAAGGAATACCTCCAAGGTTTCATGGCCGGCGCAGGTGTCTCGTTTCCTTTCTCCGTAGCCAGCGAGCTCGGCCAAGCTCCAGCCCCTCTGGCCCCCGAACCCACGATCTACGGCACCGCCCTCGCCGATCTCTGCAAAGAGGAACTCTGGAAACACAAAGAGGATCCGCTCGACTCTTGGGAGCGCCTCATCGCCCACGCCGACGCCAACAGGTTTCCCGATGCCGAGAACATGTATCGGTTTAAAACCCACGGCCTCTTCTACGTCGCCCCCGCGCAGGACAGTTTTATGATCCGCCTGCGCGTCCCCGCCTGCGAGATCACCGCCCACCAATTTCACGGTCTCGCCGACCTCGCCTCCGAAATCGGTAACGGCCACGTCGACCTCACCACGCGCGGCAACGTCCAGCTCCGCGAGCTCAAGCCCCGCGACCTCGTCACCGTGCTCACCCGCGTGCAGGAGCTCGGTCTTACTTCGCGCGGTGCCGGCGCGGACAACATCCGCAACGTCACCGCTTCCCCCAACTGCGGTTTCGACCCATCCGAGGTCCTTGATGTGCGCCCCTACGCCAAAGCGGTTCACCACTACATCATGAACCACCGCGACTGCTACGGACTCCCGCGCAAATTCAACATCGCCTTCGACAACGGAGGCAGCCTCACCGTCGCCGCCGACACCAACGACATCGCCTTCATCGCCACCCGCATCAGCGAAAAATCCGTTTCCCAGGTTTCAGGCCTCAACCCTCAGGTTTCTCTCGGCACTTACTTCCGCGTCCAACTCGGCGGCATCAGCGGACACCAGGACTTCGCCCGCGACACCGGCCTGCTCATCAAACCGTCCGAAGCCACTGCCGTCTCCGCCGCCATCGTCCGCGTCTTCGCCGAAAACGGCGACCGCACCAACCGCAAGAAGGCCCGCCTCAAATACGTCCTCGATAAGTGGGGCTTCGACCGCTTTTTCGCCGAGGTTCAGAAAAAACTCTCCTTTCCTCTCGTCCGCGTTCCTCTCACCGCCTGCGAACCGCGCCGCCCGCTCATCAAGCACGGCTGGATCGGCCCCTACAAACAGGCGCAAAAAGGATTCACCTCCATCGGCATCGGCGTCCCCGTCGGCCGCATGTCCGCGAAACAGATGCACGGCCTCGCCACGCTCGCCGCTAACTTCGGCAAGTCCGAGTTGCGCCTCACCATCTGGCAAAACGTGATCATCCCCCACGTCCCCGACGCCCTCGTCGCCTCCGCCTGCCGCCAACTCCAACACCTCGGCTTCACCACCGAAGCCTCCAGCACCACCAGCGGCATCATCGCCTGCACCGGAAGCCGAGGCTGCAAATACGCCGCAGCCGATACCAAAGGAGCCGCCACCAAGCTCGCCAAACACTTCACATCCTCCGACCTCGTCGTCGAGCAACCCGTCAACATCCACTTCACCGGCTGCTCCAACAGCTGTGCCCAGCACTACTGCGGCGACATCGGCCTGATCGGCGCAAAACAACCCGACGGTGCCGACGGTTTTCACATGGTCCTCGGGGGCGGCATGGACCACGAGCAAGGCATCGCCCGCGAGATCTTCCGCGGGGTCCGCGCCACCGAGGTCCCCGCCCTCACCGAAAGAATTCTACGCACCTACAACGCGAAAAAGTCTTCCGGAGAGACCTTCGTCCAATGGACCCGCCGCCACTCCGACAAAGAGCTTCAAGAGTTTCTCTCCGTATGA
- a CDS encoding diflavin oxidoreductase produces MSTIPQIPDSAPFSPEQRAWLNGFLAGIFNRAPVAGSQPATLTAQLTPLTILFASQTGTSEALAKQAAKEAGKRGFAPAILDMAEVSAEQLPNHANLLVITSTYGDGEPPDTAKALHTVLREGSHAFAGLRYSVCALGDTNYTLFCQAGKDFDAYFEKHGATRISPRTDCDVDYEAPFNAWLDTTLNALGASSAAPVPVTEASPPSAPVAYDKKNPFPAPVLAIRNLNGPGSAKEVNHVEFDLTGSGLVYEAGDALGVIPQNCPDLVSAIIASLDCDGEEAVPTPVGELPLRTALTVHYELGKPAPALLELLNVTTPVHHVLDALHATATKPAPSAFVATLKKIQPRLYSISSSPKAHPTQVHLTVGAVRYELNGLPRKGVCSTFLAERALAHGTAGIFVHSNKAFRPPADLNAPIIMVGPGTGIAPFRAFLEERAATQAPGKNWLFFGDQKASSDFLYQNELTALQSAGVLTRLDLAFSRDQPEKIYVQTKMLAAADELYAWLEQGAYFYVCGDASRMAKDVDAALHKAIELAGKKSPEEATAYVQSLKTAKRYQRDVY; encoded by the coding sequence ATGAGCACCATCCCGCAAATTCCCGACAGCGCTCCTTTCTCTCCCGAGCAACGCGCCTGGCTCAACGGCTTCCTCGCCGGAATCTTCAACCGTGCCCCCGTTGCCGGCTCTCAACCCGCAACTCTCACCGCTCAACTCACGCCCCTCACCATCCTCTTCGCCTCGCAGACCGGCACCTCCGAAGCCCTCGCCAAGCAAGCCGCCAAAGAAGCCGGCAAACGCGGCTTCGCCCCCGCCATCCTCGACATGGCCGAAGTATCCGCCGAACAACTACCCAACCACGCCAACCTCCTCGTCATCACCAGCACCTATGGCGACGGCGAACCACCCGATACCGCCAAGGCCCTCCACACCGTCCTCCGCGAAGGCAGCCACGCGTTCGCTGGACTCCGCTACAGCGTCTGCGCCCTCGGTGACACCAACTACACGCTCTTCTGCCAGGCCGGCAAAGATTTCGACGCTTACTTCGAGAAGCACGGCGCCACCCGCATCAGTCCCCGCACCGACTGCGACGTGGACTACGAAGCCCCCTTCAACGCCTGGCTCGACACCACCCTCAACGCCCTCGGAGCATCCTCAGCAGCGCCCGTCCCGGTCACTGAGGCGTCACCACCTTCCGCACCCGTCGCCTACGATAAGAAAAACCCTTTTCCTGCCCCGGTCCTCGCCATCCGCAATCTGAACGGCCCCGGTTCCGCCAAGGAGGTCAACCACGTCGAGTTCGACCTCACCGGCTCAGGCCTCGTTTACGAAGCCGGCGACGCCCTCGGTGTCATCCCGCAAAACTGCCCCGACCTCGTCTCCGCCATAATAGCGTCCCTCGACTGCGACGGCGAGGAAGCCGTCCCCACCCCCGTCGGCGAACTCCCCCTGCGCACCGCCCTCACCGTTCACTACGAACTCGGCAAACCCGCCCCCGCCCTGCTCGAACTCCTCAACGTCACGACCCCCGTCCACCACGTCCTCGACGCCCTCCACGCCACCGCCACCAAACCCGCTCCCTCCGCCTTCGTAGCCACGCTGAAAAAAATCCAGCCCCGTCTCTACTCTATCTCCTCCTCGCCCAAGGCCCACCCGACCCAGGTCCACCTCACAGTCGGCGCTGTCCGCTACGAACTGAACGGACTCCCGCGCAAAGGCGTGTGCTCCACCTTCCTTGCCGAGCGCGCCCTCGCCCACGGCACCGCCGGCATCTTCGTCCACAGCAACAAAGCCTTCCGCCCGCCCGCCGACCTTAACGCCCCGATAATCATGGTCGGCCCAGGCACCGGCATCGCCCCTTTCCGCGCCTTCCTCGAAGAACGCGCCGCTACCCAGGCACCCGGCAAAAACTGGCTCTTCTTCGGCGACCAGAAAGCGTCCTCCGATTTCCTCTACCAAAACGAACTCACCGCGCTCCAGTCCGCCGGCGTTCTCACCCGCCTCGACCTAGCGTTCTCCCGCGACCAACCCGAGAAGATCTACGTCCAGACCAAGATGCTCGCCGCCGCCGACGAACTCTACGCGTGGCTCGAGCAAGGCGCCTACTTCTACGTCTGCGGCGACGCCTCCCGCATGGCCAAGGACGTCGATGCTGCCCTCCACAAAGCGATCGAACTCGCCGGAAAAAAATCCCCCGAGGAAGCCACCGCCTACGTCCAATCCCTCAAGACCGCCAAGCGCTACCAGCGGGACGTTTACTAG
- a CDS encoding DmsC/YnfH family molybdoenzyme membrane anchor subunit has product MTDPVRTLIDELIESQRRLDTPVARFATAHDSGNAPRSQLIPLSAPVPGEQYAFQVDLDSCTGCKACVAGCHSLNGLDENETWRDVGLVLGGTEVHPFQQTVTTACHHCEDPACLNGCPVLAYEKDPVTGIVVHLDDQCIGCSYCVLKCPYDVPKFNDRLGIVRKCDMCHGRLAAGEAPACVQSCPTEAITIIKVTSATEPSQWLHAAPDPSYTKPTTRYVSKNPLPHNLRAADADTLRPQHAHYALVVLLVLTQLGLGLLIGSLLWTLDSGLPLLALTLFTAGLVASVAHLGQPFRAWRIFLGLRRSWLSREAVLLGTAFPLFLTSAISEWIVPYVPSLLRPLIAVLSPTAILIATAGVFCSAMIYTDTRRHFWRLSQTLGRMAGTVVIAALAFYNPKLAALALAAKLAIELITYRGDSVSARLQQGPLRRLWGARLILAFLTAGLFLSNHAAIGFFFLLIGELIERTLFFQAVDSPKMPGVPSS; this is encoded by the coding sequence ATGACCGACCCGGTCCGCACGCTCATCGACGAACTTATCGAGTCGCAACGCCGCCTCGACACTCCTGTCGCCCGCTTCGCGACGGCCCACGACTCCGGCAACGCTCCGCGCTCCCAGCTCATCCCGCTCTCCGCCCCCGTCCCCGGCGAGCAATACGCCTTCCAAGTCGATCTCGACAGCTGCACCGGCTGCAAAGCCTGCGTCGCCGGCTGCCACTCCCTCAACGGTCTCGACGAAAACGAAACCTGGCGCGACGTCGGCCTCGTCCTCGGCGGCACCGAAGTCCATCCCTTCCAGCAAACCGTAACGACCGCCTGCCACCACTGCGAAGACCCCGCATGCCTCAACGGCTGCCCCGTTCTCGCCTACGAGAAAGATCCGGTCACCGGCATCGTGGTCCACCTCGACGACCAGTGCATCGGCTGCAGCTACTGCGTGCTCAAGTGCCCCTACGACGTCCCCAAGTTCAACGACCGCCTCGGCATCGTCCGCAAGTGCGACATGTGCCACGGCCGCCTCGCCGCCGGCGAAGCCCCCGCGTGCGTCCAGTCCTGCCCCACCGAGGCCATCACCATCATCAAGGTCACCTCCGCCACCGAACCCAGCCAGTGGCTCCATGCCGCCCCGGATCCCTCCTACACGAAGCCCACCACGCGCTACGTATCCAAAAATCCGTTACCCCATAACCTCCGTGCCGCCGACGCCGACACCCTCCGCCCCCAGCACGCCCACTACGCCCTCGTCGTCCTCTTAGTCCTCACCCAACTCGGCCTCGGTCTCTTGATCGGCTCTCTGCTCTGGACCCTAGACTCTGGACTTCCCCTCCTGGCTCTCACCCTCTTCACCGCCGGCCTCGTCGCCAGCGTCGCCCACTTGGGCCAACCTTTCCGCGCTTGGCGTATTTTTCTCGGACTCCGCCGCAGCTGGCTCAGCCGCGAAGCCGTCCTCCTCGGCACCGCGTTTCCCCTCTTTCTCACCTCGGCCATCAGTGAATGGATCGTTCCTTACGTTCCGTCCCTTCTCCGTCCTCTGATCGCTGTCCTCAGTCCCACCGCGATTCTGATCGCGACTGCCGGCGTCTTCTGCAGCGCCATGATCTACACTGACACCCGCCGCCATTTCTGGCGTCTCTCCCAGACTCTCGGCCGCATGGCCGGCACCGTCGTCATCGCCGCCCTCGCCTTCTACAACCCCAAGCTCGCCGCCCTCGCCCTCGCGGCAAAGCTCGCGATCGAACTCATCACCTACCGCGGCGACTCCGTCTCGGCCCGCCTGCAGCAAGGCCCGCTCCGCCGCCTGTGGGGTGCACGTCTCATCCTCGCCTTCCTCACCGCCGGACTCTTCCTCTCCAACCACGCCGCCATCGGCTTCTTCTTCCTCCTCATCGGCGAACTCATCGAACGGACCCTCTTCTTCCAAGCTGTGGACTCCCCAAAAATGCCCGGCGTCCCCTCTTCCTAA
- a CDS encoding molybdopterin oxidoreductase family protein, translating to MTTELVRHPSDFGLGIPQHPSRLTPASTTQSICGFCSTGCSLNIHRDASGQAINLSPDPAYPVNLGMACPKGWEALTPLAATDRLTTPLLRNKITGLLEPVSWPVALAAFVENFKRIQQTHGPHALSFLSTGQIVMEEMALLGALAKFGMGMLHVDSNTRQCMATSHVAYKQSFGFDAPPFSYADFEESDALIFIGANPCIAHPIMWQRVMMNKRKPEIIVIDPRRTETAVAATLHVPLLPKSDLTLLYGFAHLLIQRGAVQRDFIDAHTSNYPAFASFLAAFTPERVSTETGLPVETLHRVVEIIATKERVSFWWTMGVNQGHESTRTAQAIINLALMTGNIGRPGTGANSITGQCNAMGSRLFGNASSLLGGYDFANDAHRTHVAAILGIDAQKIPSEKSWAYDQIIDGIDSGAIKGLWVIATNTAHSWINQKRFPELRRKLEFMVVQDMYATTETAQMADLVLPAAGWGEKEGVFINSERRLGVSRKVSRAPGEALSDFAIFQLVAEAWGCGDMFRQWSSPEAAFRILRELTRGQPCNITGIEGYDHIQHSGGIQWPYPADSSSQLPALGSKLGSHRRLFTDGHFYTADQRAVFHFDEPRPMPEPPDKAYPFLLNTGRGSSAQWHTGSRTNKSDVLVKLAPTSLYVEINPADAARLGIANNDDVLVSSRRGDAEAFAVVTSTVQPGQLFMPMHFDAVNRLTFPSFDPHSRQPSYKACAVRLARS from the coding sequence ATGACCACGGAGCTCGTGCGCCACCCCTCCGACTTCGGCCTCGGCATTCCGCAGCACCCCTCCCGCCTCACCCCCGCCTCGACCACCCAATCCATCTGCGGCTTCTGCAGCACCGGCTGCTCGCTCAACATCCACCGCGACGCCTCCGGCCAGGCCATCAACCTCAGCCCCGACCCCGCCTACCCCGTCAACCTCGGCATGGCCTGCCCCAAAGGCTGGGAAGCCCTCACCCCGCTCGCCGCCACCGACCGCCTCACCACTCCCCTCCTTCGCAACAAAATCACCGGCCTCCTCGAACCCGTCTCCTGGCCCGTCGCCCTCGCCGCGTTCGTCGAAAACTTTAAACGCATCCAGCAAACCCACGGCCCGCACGCGCTCTCCTTCCTCAGCACCGGCCAGATCGTTATGGAGGAAATGGCGCTCCTCGGCGCCCTCGCGAAATTCGGCATGGGCATGCTCCACGTGGACTCCAACACGCGCCAGTGCATGGCCACGTCCCACGTCGCCTACAAACAATCCTTCGGCTTCGACGCCCCGCCCTTCAGCTACGCCGACTTCGAGGAAAGCGACGCCCTCATCTTCATCGGCGCCAACCCCTGCATCGCCCACCCCATCATGTGGCAGCGCGTGATGATGAATAAGCGCAAACCCGAGATCATCGTCATCGACCCCCGCCGCACCGAGACCGCCGTCGCCGCCACCCTCCACGTCCCGCTCCTCCCCAAAAGCGACCTCACGCTCCTCTACGGTTTCGCCCACCTCCTCATCCAACGCGGCGCCGTCCAACGCGACTTCATCGACGCCCACACGTCCAACTACCCCGCGTTCGCCTCCTTCCTCGCCGCCTTCACCCCCGAGCGCGTCTCCACCGAAACCGGCCTGCCCGTCGAGACCCTCCACCGCGTCGTCGAGATCATCGCCACCAAGGAACGCGTCTCCTTCTGGTGGACGATGGGAGTCAACCAAGGCCACGAATCCACCCGCACCGCCCAAGCCATCATCAACCTCGCCCTGATGACCGGCAACATCGGCCGCCCCGGCACCGGCGCCAACTCCATCACCGGCCAGTGCAACGCCATGGGTTCGCGCCTCTTTGGCAACGCCTCGTCCTTGCTCGGTGGATACGACTTCGCCAACGACGCCCACCGCACCCACGTCGCCGCCATCCTCGGAATCGACGCGCAAAAAATTCCCTCCGAAAAAAGCTGGGCCTACGACCAGATTATAGACGGCATCGACAGCGGCGCCATCAAAGGCCTCTGGGTCATCGCCACAAACACCGCGCACTCTTGGATCAACCAAAAGCGTTTCCCCGAACTCCGCCGCAAACTCGAGTTCATGGTCGTGCAGGACATGTATGCCACGACGGAGACCGCGCAGATGGCCGACCTCGTCCTCCCCGCCGCCGGCTGGGGAGAGAAGGAAGGCGTCTTCATCAACAGCGAACGCCGCCTCGGCGTTTCCCGCAAAGTCTCCCGCGCCCCTGGCGAAGCCCTCAGCGATTTCGCCATCTTCCAACTCGTCGCCGAAGCCTGGGGCTGCGGAGACATGTTCCGCCAATGGTCGTCCCCCGAAGCCGCCTTCCGCATCCTCCGCGAACTCACCCGCGGACAACCCTGCAACATCACCGGCATCGAAGGTTACGACCACATCCAACACTCCGGCGGGATCCAGTGGCCCTACCCCGCTGATTCCAGCTCTCAGCTCCCAGCTCTTGGCTCTAAGCTTGGTTCGCATCGCCGCCTCTTCACCGACGGCCATTTCTACACTGCCGACCAGCGCGCCGTCTTCCACTTCGACGAACCGCGCCCCATGCCCGAGCCGCCGGACAAAGCGTATCCCTTCCTCCTCAACACCGGCCGCGGCAGCTCCGCGCAGTGGCACACCGGCAGCCGCACCAACAAAAGCGATGTTCTCGTCAAACTCGCCCCGACCTCCCTCTACGTCGAAATCAACCCCGCCGACGCCGCTCGTCTCGGCATCGCCAACAACGACGATGTCCTCGTGAGTTCCCGCCGCGGCGACGCCGAAGCCTTCGCCGTCGTCACGTCCACCGTGCAACCCGGCCAGCTCTTCATGCCGATGCACTTCGACGCCGTGAACCGCCTCACCTTCCCGTCCTTCGACCCGCACTCCCGCCAGCCGTCCTACAAAGCCTGCGCCGTCCGCCTTGCCCGCAGCTGA
- a CDS encoding winged helix-turn-helix domain-containing protein encodes MSAPLTVEAKIRMNSGRRFAFGPGKADLLARIDATGSISEAAKTMEMSYMRAWQIVKSLDGAFAEPLVLKSRGGKAKGGATLSETGREVLRLYREMETAAQSACEKSGARIADLLKS; translated from the coding sequence ATGTCCGCCCCCCTCACCGTCGAAGCCAAGATCCGCATGAACTCCGGCCGCCGCTTCGCCTTCGGCCCGGGCAAAGCCGATCTCCTCGCCCGCATCGACGCGACCGGCTCCATCAGCGAAGCCGCCAAGACGATGGAGATGTCTTACATGCGCGCCTGGCAGATCGTGAAGAGCCTGGACGGAGCCTTCGCCGAACCCCTCGTCCTCAAATCCCGCGGAGGCAAAGCCAAAGGCGGCGCCACCCTCTCCGAAACCGGCCGCGAAGTCCTCCGCCTCTACCGCGAAATGGAAACCGCCGCCCAATCCGCCTGCGAAAAATCCGGCGCCCGCATCGCCGACCTGCTGAAGTCCTGA
- a CDS encoding sulfite exporter TauE/SafE family protein, with the protein MTTDWLILLAPLLLVAVLYGAVGHGGASGYLAVMALAGIAPAVMKPTALTLNLAVSLIGTVLFFRAGHFAWRLFWPFAVTSIPFAFLGGRLSLPTPAFKLLLALALGFAALRLLLPAPKTDALRPAPILLVLIFGAVMGLASGLIGVGGGIFLTPLLLLMRWSNTKTAAAVSAPFIFVNSAAGLAGHSASLHHLPSAWPLLALAVIAGGFLGALWGSRNARLSQLRPVLAAVLGIASLKLVIT; encoded by the coding sequence ATGACCACCGACTGGCTCATCCTCCTGGCTCCCTTGCTTCTCGTCGCCGTCCTCTACGGCGCCGTCGGCCACGGCGGTGCCTCGGGCTACCTCGCCGTCATGGCGCTCGCGGGCATCGCCCCCGCCGTGATGAAGCCCACCGCGCTCACGCTCAACCTCGCGGTCTCCCTCATCGGCACCGTGCTCTTCTTCCGCGCCGGACATTTTGCCTGGCGCCTCTTCTGGCCCTTCGCCGTCACCTCGATCCCCTTCGCCTTCCTCGGCGGACGCCTCTCCCTCCCCACTCCCGCCTTCAAACTCCTGCTCGCCCTCGCTCTCGGCTTCGCCGCCCTGCGCTTGCTCCTCCCCGCACCCAAGACCGACGCCCTCCGCCCCGCCCCGATCCTTCTCGTTCTCATCTTCGGTGCCGTGATGGGCCTCGCCTCCGGTCTCATCGGAGTCGGCGGCGGCATTTTTCTCACGCCACTCCTCCTGCTCATGCGCTGGTCCAACACCAAGACCGCCGCCGCCGTCTCCGCACCGTTCATTTTCGTCAACTCCGCCGCCGGCCTCGCCGGACACTCCGCCTCACTCCATCACCTGCCCTCCGCCTGGCCGCTCCTCGCCCTCGCCGTCATCGCCGGCGGGTTTCTCGGCGCCCTCTGGGGCAGCCGCAACGCACGCCTCTCCCAACTCCGCCCCGTCCTCGCCGCCGTCCTCGGTATCGCCTCGCTCAAACTCGTCATCACATGA